In Vicingus serpentipes, the following are encoded in one genomic region:
- a CDS encoding heavy metal translocating P-type ATPase, which yields MNKTKNITLNVEGMTCSNCALGIKKQLEKKGLDNVSVNFSTGEVSYNNTIELNLKEVADSINSLGFKVVDEGEVTKNQEGISTIEKQFYFTLFFTIPLFLHMFFPHDFFLNNVWVQLGLCLPVFSVGVWHFGKSAIGSLKTGVPNMDVLIIVGITSAFGYSLYGSLAYYGLPEAHNYLFFETAATITTLVLLGNVLEYRSVKQTTTAIKELNQLQKTEAKRVLSDGKIELVEYDDIKVNDILQFNTGDKVAVDGEVIWGDAIINEAMISGESVPLSKGIGSKVIGGTIVEGGTIKIKAEQVGDKTVLAKIIELVKNAQQDEPQIQRLGDKVSAIFVPVVIGLSLITFSLAFFVFNISLQQSVMQAIAVLVISCPCAMGLATPTAVMVGIGRAAKKGILIKGGSTFEQFANAKNIVFDKTGTLTTGNFVIKKTKLYTQIEEQELKNILFSLEQNSSHPIAKSIANFLMDDAVILNLVDIKEIKGFGIEAKDIEGNIYQLGSSRFLNKGVESETHSIYLVKNNELIAGVDIEDELKENVAETIALLNKQGLNTILLSGDRREVCDELAAKIGIKTVFSQQLPEQKLAKIDELQKTNTTVMVGDGINDAPALAKASVSISISNATQVAVQTAKIVLLNDKDLSQVYEAFLISKHTLKTIKQNLFWAFFYNVVAIPIAAFGFLNPMVAALTMAFSDVIVIGNSIRLKSKKLK from the coding sequence ATGAATAAAACAAAAAATATTACACTAAATGTTGAGGGGATGACCTGTTCTAATTGTGCTTTAGGAATAAAGAAGCAATTAGAGAAAAAAGGTTTAGATAATGTAAGTGTTAATTTTTCTACAGGAGAAGTTTCTTATAATAATACAATTGAATTAAACTTAAAAGAAGTTGCCGATAGTATTAATAGTTTGGGTTTTAAAGTTGTTGATGAAGGAGAAGTAACTAAAAATCAAGAAGGAATATCGACTATTGAAAAACAATTTTATTTCACTTTGTTTTTTACAATTCCACTTTTTCTTCATATGTTTTTTCCTCATGATTTCTTTTTGAATAATGTATGGGTTCAGTTAGGTTTATGTTTACCAGTTTTTTCAGTAGGAGTATGGCATTTTGGTAAAAGTGCAATAGGTTCTTTAAAAACTGGGGTTCCTAATATGGATGTTTTAATTATTGTTGGAATAACTTCGGCTTTTGGTTATAGTTTATATGGATCTTTAGCTTATTATGGTTTGCCCGAAGCACATAATTATCTCTTTTTTGAAACTGCAGCAACGATAACAACTCTGGTTTTGTTAGGTAATGTCTTGGAGTATCGTTCCGTTAAACAAACTACAACTGCAATCAAGGAATTAAATCAACTTCAAAAAACAGAAGCTAAACGAGTTTTGTCTGATGGAAAAATTGAGTTAGTTGAATATGATGATATTAAGGTCAATGATATTCTTCAATTTAACACTGGAGATAAAGTGGCTGTTGATGGTGAAGTGATTTGGGGTGATGCTATTATTAATGAGGCTATGATTTCAGGAGAGAGTGTTCCTTTATCCAAAGGGATTGGTTCAAAAGTAATAGGAGGAACAATTGTAGAAGGAGGAACAATAAAAATAAAAGCAGAGCAGGTTGGTGATAAAACAGTTTTGGCTAAAATTATTGAGTTAGTAAAAAATGCACAACAAGATGAACCTCAGATACAGCGTCTGGGAGATAAGGTTAGTGCTATTTTTGTTCCGGTAGTTATTGGACTTTCTTTAATAACATTTTCTTTAGCTTTTTTTGTATTTAATATTAGCCTTCAACAATCCGTTATGCAAGCTATAGCGGTATTAGTTATTTCTTGTCCATGTGCAATGGGGCTAGCTACACCAACTGCTGTAATGGTTGGGATTGGTAGGGCTGCTAAGAAAGGAATTTTAATAAAAGGAGGAAGTACATTCGAGCAATTTGCTAATGCAAAAAATATTGTATTTGATAAAACAGGTACGCTTACGACTGGAAATTTTGTTATTAAAAAAACAAAGCTTTATACTCAAATTGAAGAGCAAGAATTAAAAAATATTTTATTTAGCTTAGAACAAAACTCATCTCACCCTATAGCAAAATCTATAGCTAATTTTTTAATGGATGATGCAGTAATTCTAAACTTAGTTGACATAAAAGAAATAAAAGGATTTGGAATTGAAGCAAAAGATATTGAGGGTAATATTTACCAATTAGGTTCGTCTCGATTTCTTAATAAAGGAGTAGAATCGGAAACACATTCAATTTATTTAGTAAAGAATAATGAGTTAATAGCTGGTGTTGATATTGAAGATGAGTTAAAAGAGAATGTTGCTGAAACTATAGCGCTATTAAATAAACAAGGATTAAATACAATTTTATTAAGTGGAGATAGGAGAGAAGTGTGTGATGAGCTTGCAGCTAAAATTGGTATAAAAACTGTTTTTAGTCAACAATTACCCGAACAAAAATTAGCTAAAATAGATGAGCTTCAAAAAACAAATACTACAGTTATGGTTGGGGATGGTATTAATGATGCTCCTGCTCTAGCTAAAGCTAGTGTTAGTATTAGTATAAGTAATGCAACTCAAGTTGCTGTACAAACAGCTAAAATAGTGTTGCTAAATGATAAAGATTTAAGTCAGGTTTATGAGGCATTCTTAATAAGTAAGCATACGCTTAAAACGATTAAGCAGAATTTGTTTTGGGCATTCTTTTACAATGTAGTTGCAATACCAATTGCTGCTTTCGGTTTTTTAAATCCGATGGTTGCAGCTTTAACGATGGCTTTTTCTGATGTTATTGTAATTGGAAATTCAATTCGTTTAAAATCAAAAAAACTAAAATAA
- a CDS encoding toxin-antitoxin system YwqK family antitoxin codes for MRFIFLLTLLLSFSVLFAQNDLTDVSLYHNTYEPSEVIDPTYGIKMYEPLNMMLGNDSTRNDNNGYAANGFLEDYYKSGELLHKGFYVEGQLKIYKNYYPSGNIERNFRMTDLKKSKMTLYYDKEDLIKSDAVYIENEALKWTDYYQNGNVEFEEEYHKSFQYYIKKANYYENGKPENVLELIDKKKLVYTQSYYYDNGNMKEQGSVKYNKAMFDYERIGVWKLFDKDGNPTKQQKYINGVAQ; via the coding sequence ATGAGATTTATATTTTTATTAACACTATTACTTTCATTTTCTGTATTGTTTGCTCAGAACGATTTAACAGATGTTAGTTTGTATCACAATACATATGAACCTTCAGAAGTAATTGATCCTACATATGGTATAAAAATGTATGAGCCCTTAAATATGATGTTGGGTAATGATTCTACCAGAAACGATAATAATGGGTACGCAGCTAATGGTTTTCTTGAAGATTATTATAAATCAGGAGAGTTATTGCATAAAGGCTTTTATGTTGAAGGACAATTAAAAATTTACAAAAATTACTATCCTAGCGGAAATATTGAACGTAATTTCAGAATGACTGACCTTAAGAAAAGTAAAATGACATTATATTACGATAAAGAAGATCTTATTAAGTCGGATGCTGTATATATTGAAAATGAAGCTTTAAAGTGGACTGATTATTATCAAAACGGAAATGTGGAATTTGAAGAAGAGTATCATAAATCTTTTCAATATTATATTAAAAAGGCAAACTATTATGAAAATGGCAAACCTGAAAATGTTCTTGAATTAATAGATAAGAAAAAATTAGTTTATACTCAGTCTTATTATTATGATAATGGAAACATGAAAGAACAAGGTTCTGTCAAATATAATAAAGCAATGTTTGACTATGAAAGAATAGGAGTTTGGAAACTTTTTGATAAAGATGGTAACCCTACCAAACAACAGAAATACATTAATGGTGTTGCTCAATAA
- the nhaC gene encoding Na+/H+ antiporter NhaC yields MNKTKAPSLFQSILPILVLVALLAINVLLVYGDNALSGANQFALLISGAVAAFVALYNGYKWEEILEGITKSISSALPAIIILLLIGSLAGTWLLSGVVPAMIYYGLDILNPTIFLFASCVISSIVSLATGSSWSTVATVGIALLGIGKALGIDDGIIAGAIISGAYFGDKMSPLSDTTNLAPAMAGTDLITHIKYMTYTTIPSVSITLIIFLIIGFFYDAGEQVSQVDSLQVAISSKFNITPWLFLVPIAVIVLIVKKIPAIPALLFGSVLGGVFAVIFQPDIIVSIGGADSLILNSYKAIIDAMTTDVAFETENELVNELLSSGGMSGMLNTIWLILCAMIFGGVMDRTGMLKRLTQSIIGLAKTDGSLIATTATSCMVFNVTASDQYLAIVVPGKMFAEEYKERGLHPKVLSRTLEDSGTVTSALIPWNTCGAYHSGVLGIATGDYFMYCFFNLISPLMTVLFGFMNIKIARIKDKKEKNN; encoded by the coding sequence ATGAACAAAACAAAAGCTCCTTCATTATTTCAGTCAATATTACCAATATTGGTATTGGTTGCTTTATTAGCAATCAATGTTTTATTGGTATATGGAGATAATGCTTTATCAGGAGCAAATCAATTTGCATTATTAATTTCAGGTGCTGTTGCAGCATTTGTAGCCCTATACAATGGATACAAATGGGAGGAAATTTTAGAGGGAATTACTAAAAGTATTAGTTCTGCTCTACCTGCAATTATTATTTTATTACTTATAGGTTCACTTGCAGGAACTTGGTTGTTGAGTGGGGTTGTTCCTGCTATGATTTATTATGGGTTAGATATTTTAAACCCTACTATATTTTTATTCGCATCATGTGTTATTAGCTCAATAGTTTCTTTAGCAACTGGTAGTTCATGGTCAACAGTAGCAACAGTTGGTATAGCATTGTTGGGTATAGGAAAAGCTTTAGGAATTGATGATGGAATTATTGCCGGAGCAATTATTTCGGGGGCTTATTTTGGGGATAAAATGTCTCCTCTTTCAGATACAACAAATTTAGCACCAGCAATGGCAGGAACAGATTTAATAACTCATATTAAATACATGACTTATACTACTATTCCATCTGTTAGTATTACTTTAATAATATTTTTAATTATAGGATTTTTTTATGATGCAGGAGAACAAGTTAGTCAAGTAGATTCTTTGCAAGTAGCAATATCATCTAAGTTTAATATAACACCTTGGCTTTTTTTAGTTCCTATAGCTGTAATTGTTTTAATTGTAAAAAAAATACCTGCAATACCAGCTTTACTTTTTGGTAGTGTTTTAGGTGGTGTTTTTGCTGTTATTTTTCAACCTGATATAATTGTTTCAATTGGAGGGGCTGATAGTCTAATTTTAAACTCTTATAAGGCAATTATTGATGCAATGACTACAGATGTAGCATTTGAGACAGAAAATGAATTGGTTAATGAATTGCTATCTTCGGGAGGTATGAGTGGAATGTTAAATACAATATGGTTAATTCTGTGTGCTATGATATTTGGAGGAGTAATGGATAGAACAGGAATGTTAAAAAGATTGACTCAAAGTATTATTGGGCTAGCTAAAACAGATGGTTCTTTAATTGCAACAACAGCAACCTCTTGTATGGTTTTTAATGTTACAGCTTCAGATCAATATTTGGCAATAGTTGTTCCTGGCAAAATGTTTGCAGAAGAATATAAAGAACGTGGGTTACACCCAAAAGTATTAAGCAGAACATTAGAAGATTCCGGAACAGTTACTTCAGCATTAATACCATGGAATACATGTGGGGCATATCATTCAGGAGTTCTAGGGATTGCAACAGGTGATTATTTTATGTACTGTTTTTTTAATTTAATTAGCCCGTTAATGACTGTTCTTTTTGGGTTTATGAATATTAAAATTGCAAGAATAAAAGATAAAAAAGAAAAGAATAATTAA